Below is a window of Quadrisphaera setariae DNA.
TGGATCAGGACGTGCTGCGACGCGCCCCCCTCTTCGTGGGGGTCGACGAGGAGGCATCCGAGGTCCTGCTGTCGCTGGCCCGGGTGGTGGAGCTCAAGCGCGGGCAGGTCCTCTTCGCCCAGGGTGACGAGCCCGCCGACCTCTTCGTCATCCAGAGCGGCAAGATCAAGCTCGGGCGCACCTCGGCGGACGGTCGGGAGAACCTCCTCGCGGTGCTCGGCCCGGGCGAGATGTTCGGCGAGCTCAGCTGGTTCGACCCGGGCCCCCGCACGTCCAGCGCCGTGGCCGTGGGCCCGGCCCGCCTCGTCGCCCTCGACTACGAGCAGCTCTACGCGTGGATGGCGCCCCGGCCCGAGGTGGCGCAGCAGCTGCTGCGCGCCCTGGCCCGGCGCCTGCGGCGCGCCAACACGGCCCTCGCCGACCTCGTCTTCACCGACGTGCCCGGACGCGTCGCAGGCACCCTGCTCGACCTGGCCCTGCGCTTCGGCCGCACCACCGAGAACGGCCTGCTGGTCCAGCACGACCTCACCCAGGAGGAGCTCGCCCAGCTGGTCGGCGCCTCCCGCGAGACCGTGAACAAGGCCCTCGCCGACTTCGCCGCCCGCGGCTGGGTGCGCCTGGAGGCCCGCTCGGTCAACCTGCTCGACGTGGAGCGGCTGCGCCGCCGCGCGCGCTGACCTCCCCGAGTTCCCCGGGGCTGTCAGCCCCCGCCCGTACCCTTCGCTGGTGAGGCCAGCCGACGTCGAGCGCGAGACCCCCCTCGGGCGGGTGCGCCGGGCCCGGCGCATGCACCGGGCGCTGGCCGAGCGCTACCCCGACGCCCGCTGCGAGCTCGACTTCACCTCGCCGTTCCAGCTGCTCGTGGCGACGGTGCTGTCCGCCCAGACCACCGACGTGCGCGTCAACAGCGTCACGCCGGAGCTGTTCGCCACCTGGCCGACCCCGACCGACCTCGCCGGCGCCGACCGCACCGCGCTGGAGGAGGTGCTGCGACCGGTGGGCTTCTACCGCGCCAAGGCCGCCTCGGTGCAGGGCCTGGCCGCGCGCCTCGTGGAGGTCTACCGCGGCGAGGTGCCCCGACGCCTGGAGGACCTCGTCACGCTGCCGGGTGTGGGCCGCAAGACCGCCAACGTGGTGCGCGGTGACGCGTTCGGGCTCCCCGGCATCACCGTGGACACGCACGTGGGGCGGCTGTCGCGGCGGTTCGGCTGGACCACCCACGAGGACCCGGTGGACGTCGAGGACGACCTCGCCGAGCTCTTCCCCAAGGGCGACTGGACCCCGCTGAGCCACCGCGTGATCTTCCACGGCCGGCGCACCTGCCACGCCCGCCGGCCCGCGTGCGGTGCCTGCCCCCTCGCCCGGGACTGCCCCTCCTACGGCGCCGGCGAGACCGACCCCGTGAAGGCGGCCGCCCTCGTCAAGCCCGGTCCCCCCGTCGCGGCCGCTCCGGTCCTGGCGGGTCCGGGGTGACGCGGCCTGACTGGCTGGAGCGTCTCGCCGGCTCCCTGCCGCAGGTGGGCGAGGCCGTGGCCGAGCACCTGGGCGAGCGCACCCGCGCCGCCCGGGCCGAGGGCGTCCGCCTGGGCGCCCGCAGCGGCCGCCGCGCGGCGGTGCTCGTGCTCTTCGGCCCCGGCGCCGACGGCGCGGGTGACGTCGTCCTCCTCGAGAGGGCGTCCGGCCTGCGCTCGCACTCCGGTCAGATCGCCTTCCCCGGCGGGGGCGTCGAGGACGACGACGGCGGCGACCCCGTGCGCGCGGCGCTGCGCGAGGCGCGCGAGGAGGTCCGCCTCGACACCGCTGGCGTGGAGGTGCTGGGCGTCGCGCCGGCGCTGCACGTGCCGCCCACGGGCGCCTCGGTGGTGCCCGTCCTGGCCTGGGAGCCCGTGCCGTCGTCGCTGGCCGTGGGCGACCCCGTGGAGGTGGCCCGCGTGCTGCGGGTCCCGCTGGCCGTGCTCACCGACCCCGCCTCCCGCGCCGTGGTCCGCACCCGGTCCGGCTGGACCGGGCCGACGTTCGCCCTGGAGGCGCCGGACAGCGACGACGGCGGGCTGGTCGCCTGGGGCTTCACCGCCGCCGTCCTCGACGTGCTGCTGCGCGTGGCCGGCCTGGAGCGCCCCTGGGACGCCTCGCGCGCGCTGCCGATGTCGGCCGTCACCGGTGGCCTGCCGGAGGGCGCCCGGTGAGCACCCTCGACGTCGTCCTCCTCCTGCTGCTCATCGTGTACGGGCTGTCGGGCCTGCGGCAGGGCCTCGTGGTGGGGCTCCTCTCGGTGGGCGCCTTCATCGCCGGCGCCGGGCTGGGGATGTGGCTGCTGCCGATGCTCGTCGGGTCCATGGAGCCCGGGCGCACCCGCACCGTGGTGGTGGTGGCGGGCGTCCTGCTCATCGCGTGGGGCTGCCAGCTGCTGGGGTCCCTCGTGGGCCGGCGCCTGCGCGACGTCATCACCTGGCAGCCCGCGCAGGTGGTCGACTCCGCGCTCGGCGCCGTCGCCGCGGTGCTCGCGGTGGCCCTGGTCTCCTGGTTCGTCGCCGGTGCGGTCCGCGCCGGGCCGATGCCCTCCCTGGCGCGCGCCGTGGCGTCCTCCCAGGTCATCTCCACCATCGGCACGCTGGTGCCGCCGCAGGCCGAGTCGCTCTTCGCCGGGTTCCGCTCCGTGGTGGAGGCCAACGACTTCCCGCGCGTCTTCAGCGGCACCGGGGAGGAGCCGCTCAAGGAGGTCGCCGCACCCAACGACGCCGTGGTCGGCGGCGCCGCGTCGATCGCCCAGGCCGGCATCGTGAAGATCACCGGGACGGCGGAGGCGTGCCGCAAGGGCAGCGAGGGCAGCGGCTTCGTCGTGGCCCCGCAGCGCGTGGTCACCAACGCGCACGTCGTGGCGGGGGTGAGCGAGCCGCAGGTGCAGGTGGGCGGCAAGGGCGAGCGGCTCGACGCCACCGTGGTGCTCTTCGACCCCAGCGAGGACCTCGCCGTGCTCGCCGTGCCCGGGCTCCGCGCCGAGCCGCTGGGCGCCGGGCGGCAGCTGGGGCCCTCCGCTGACGCCGTCGTCGCCGGGTTCCCCCAGGACG
It encodes the following:
- a CDS encoding NUDIX hydrolase, which gives rise to MTRPDWLERLAGSLPQVGEAVAEHLGERTRAARAEGVRLGARSGRRAAVLVLFGPGADGAGDVVLLERASGLRSHSGQIAFPGGGVEDDDGGDPVRAALREAREEVRLDTAGVEVLGVAPALHVPPTGASVVPVLAWEPVPSSLAVGDPVEVARVLRVPLAVLTDPASRAVVRTRSGWTGPTFALEAPDSDDGGLVAWGFTAAVLDVLLRVAGLERPWDASRALPMSAVTGGLPEGAR
- a CDS encoding MarP family serine protease codes for the protein MSTLDVVLLLLLIVYGLSGLRQGLVVGLLSVGAFIAGAGLGMWLLPMLVGSMEPGRTRTVVVVAGVLLIAWGCQLLGSLVGRRLRDVITWQPAQVVDSALGAVAAVLAVALVSWFVAGAVRAGPMPSLARAVASSQVISTIGTLVPPQAESLFAGFRSVVEANDFPRVFSGTGEEPLKEVAAPNDAVVGGAASIAQAGIVKITGTAEACRKGSEGSGFVVAPQRVVTNAHVVAGVSEPQVQVGGKGERLDATVVLFDPSEDLAVLAVPGLRAEPLGAGRQLGPSADAVVAGFPQDGPFTAVPARVREVVRAEGKDIYGKATVIRQVYSLAADVEPGNSGGPLLDPGGNVVGVVFARSLTDRGTGYALTLDETRPVLQKAQEATREVSTGPCTTG
- a CDS encoding Crp/Fnr family transcriptional regulator; its protein translation is MDQDVLRRAPLFVGVDEEASEVLLSLARVVELKRGQVLFAQGDEPADLFVIQSGKIKLGRTSADGRENLLAVLGPGEMFGELSWFDPGPRTSSAVAVGPARLVALDYEQLYAWMAPRPEVAQQLLRALARRLRRANTALADLVFTDVPGRVAGTLLDLALRFGRTTENGLLVQHDLTQEELAQLVGASRETVNKALADFAARGWVRLEARSVNLLDVERLRRRAR
- the nth gene encoding endonuclease III; translated protein: MHRALAERYPDARCELDFTSPFQLLVATVLSAQTTDVRVNSVTPELFATWPTPTDLAGADRTALEEVLRPVGFYRAKAASVQGLAARLVEVYRGEVPRRLEDLVTLPGVGRKTANVVRGDAFGLPGITVDTHVGRLSRRFGWTTHEDPVDVEDDLAELFPKGDWTPLSHRVIFHGRRTCHARRPACGACPLARDCPSYGAGETDPVKAAALVKPGPPVAAAPVLAGPG